From the Harpia harpyja isolate bHarHar1 chromosome 16, bHarHar1 primary haplotype, whole genome shotgun sequence genome, one window contains:
- the LOC128152726 gene encoding heat shock transcription factor, X-linked-like, with protein MEPPSPETSCTSDPEEPDWWATSASPDHPGGGTGTSWDDATRPPGEENTFQGLPDESWTSIIWVFFSEESSANTNQSSACSFLKKLWKIISSHHFQSIWWGDDGNCIVIAEKLFKREVLGRRGPLKIFKTESMRGFIFQLNLHGFCKMEGDSLISASIEEVRAVAAAGSALGKLLFYHNPFFKRDCPNLLWMCTQSAGERKRAPSASPQGPNLKDDDPRRRRPDAQPAVGAEEEENDTQTSATTSSTPTEPRADTTAQTGSAGPSPPKRHCSHSPAGSQEAAPAPSMASPHRVTPPAPNSPFTLAMGLPTFPPGQPEFVAVQVPRAGLPPFCAPWFAMTTLAAPSAVPVPGPPHGQAPTHRHCPTCTCGPNTAAAGDRVGPQWGLD; from the exons atggaGCCACCTTCACCAGAGACATCCTGCACTTCTGACCCAGAGGAGCCAGACTGGTGGGCAACTTCAGCTTCTCCCGACCACCCAGGAGGTGGTACGGGAACATCCTGGGATGATGCCACCAGACCTCctggagaagaaaacacttttcaagGTTTGCCTGATGAATCCTGGACCTCCatcatatgggtttttttctcagaggaGAGCTCTGCCAACACCAACCAGTCTTCAGCCTGCTCCTTCCTCAAGAAGCTCTGGAAGATCATCAGCAGCCATCACTTCCAGTCAATCTGGTGGGGTGATGATGGAAACTGCATCGTGATCGCAGAAAAACTCTTCAAAAGGgaagtgctggggaggaggggacccCTGAAGATCTTTAAAACCGAGTCCATGAGAGGCTTCATTTTCCAACTTAACCTCCATGGATTCTGCAAAATGGAAGGGGATTCTCTCATATCTGCCTCCATCGAGGAGGTGcgagcagtagcagcagcaggttCTGCTCTGGGCAAG CTGCTCTTCTACCACAACCCCTTTTTTAAGAGAGATTGCCCTAACCTCCTCTGGATGTGCACGCAAAGTGCTGGTGAAAGAAAGAGAGCCCCCTCTGCATCCCCACAGGGCCCCAACTTGAAGGACGACGACCCGAGAAGAAGACGACCTGATGCTCAGCCAGCGGTaggagcggaggaggaggagaacgaCACCCAGACATCTGCAACCACCAGCTCCACACCGACCGAGCCACGGGCTGACACAACCGCCCAGACGGGCAGTGCCGGTCCATCCCCACCAAAACGGCACTGCAGCCACAGCCCCGCTGGCAGCCAGGAGGCGGCTCCTGCTCCATCCATGGCTTCACCACACCGTGTCACACCTCCTGCCCCAAACAGTCCCTTCACCCTAGCCATGGGACTCCCCACATTTCCACCTGGGCAGCCAGAATTCGTTGCTGTGCAGGTCCCCAGGGCTGGCCTGCCTCCATTCTGCGCTCCATGGTTTGCGATGACCACACTGGCAGCACCATCTGCCGTTCCCGTGCCAGGGCCACCGCACGGCCAAGCTCCAACCCACCGCCACTGCCCGACCTGCACCTGCGGACCAAACACCGCAGCTGCCGGCGACAGGGTTGGACCTCAGTGGGGGCTGGACTAG